The following coding sequences lie in one Saccharomyces mikatae IFO 1815 strain IFO1815 genome assembly, chromosome: 10 genomic window:
- the CPR7 gene encoding peptidylprolyl isomerase CPR7 (similar to Saccharomyces cerevisiae CPR7 (YJR032W); ancestral locus Anc_1.456), with the protein MTESDPEVYLDISVDNKPIGRIVCRLFRKDAPRATENFYKLCIGEVKSPLNDKGCLSYKGNSFHRVVKNFMIQAGDIVFGTQKDSSLSSVGKGGCSIYANKEEVNTSNDSSCYGNFEDENLGEFLEPFTLGMANLGSPNTNNSQFFITTYAAPHLKGKHSIFGQVIHGKSVVRTVEYCSVDADGVPESDIRISDCGVWEKSMGVPLYNASNDQIGGDIFEEFPDDDTHFGEEDFGKALEAANIIKESGTLLFKKKDYSNALFKYRKSLNYINEYMPEPDVDKERNDQFICLKMKVFLNLSLVLFNLEKYDDSITYATYLLEMDNVPDKDQAKAYYRRGNSYFRKKRLDEALQNYEFCKEKNPNDTIIEQRIEYVVNLIEEKKEKTRKNISKFFS; encoded by the coding sequence ATGACTGAAAGTGATCCAGAAGTATATTTAGATATATCTGTTGACAACAAACCAATTGGCCGTATTGTTTGTAGGCTTTTCCGTAAGGATGCTCCAAGGGCGACCGAAAATTTTTACAAGCTATGTATAGGTGAAGTTAAGAGTCCCTTAAATGACAAAGGATGTCTGAGCTATAAGGGAAATAGCTTTCATAGAGTTGTGAAGAACTTTATGATCCAGGCAGGTGACATTGTCTTTGGAACGCAAAAggattcttctttatcatcaGTTGGAAAAGGTGGGTGTTCAATATATGCCAATAAAGAAGAGGTAAATACTAGTAATGACTCTTCCTGCTACGggaattttgaagatgaaaatttagGAGAGTTTCTAGAGCCCTTTACTTTAGGAATGGCGAACTTGGGTTCTCCAAACACAAACAATTCTCAGTTCTTCATCACCACATACGCCGCACCTCATTTAAAGGGCAAACATTCCATTTTTGGACAAGTGATTCATGGAAAATCTGTGGTTCGTACTGTAGAATATTGTAGTGTAGATGCTGATGGAGTTCCTGAATCAGACATTCGTATCAGCGATTGTGGAGTGTGGGAAAAAAGCATGGGTGTCCCGCTTTATAACGCTTCTAATGACCAGATTGGAGGCGACATATTCGAAGAATTTCCTGATGACGATACACATTTCGGTGAAGAGGATTTTGGTAAGGCTCTTGAAGCTGCCAATATCATCAAAGAGTCTGGGACGCTTTTATTTAAGAAGAAGGACTACTCTAATgcccttttcaaatataGAAAATCTCTAAATTATATCAATGAGTACATGCCTGAACCTGATGTAGATAAAGAGAGAAACGACCAATTTATTTGCTTGAAGAtgaaagtttttttgaatttatctTTGGTCCTTTTCAACTTAGAAAAGTACGATGATTCAATCACATATGCTACATATTTACTGGAGATGGACAACGTTCCAGACAAAGATCAAGCAAAGGCCTACTACAGAAGAGGTAACAGCtattttagaaaaaaaagactggATGAAGCTTTGcagaattacgagttctgtaaagagaaaaatccCAATGACACTATTATAGAACAAAGAATAGAATATGTTGTGAATCtcatagaagaaaaaaaggagaagacaagaaagaatatttcaaagtttttttcctaA